A region of the Candidatus Nanopelagicales bacterium genome:
TAGACAAACCACGCAGCCAGGTCGAGGTCGGAGTTCGGTCGAGCGTCCCCGCGAGCCCTGCTGCCGAACAGCAGGACGAACCGCGCGCCCGCGGCACGCAGCGCGGCCAGCGCCTCCTCCGGCACGACGGCATCCACGCGCCCATGCTCCCACCAGCGGTCCAGCGGCACGGCGATCACCGCCCGCCCCCACGTCGAGTGCTGCCGCGTGGGGGTTCCGGACCGTCCCGGGACCCCCACGGGCGAGCACTCGACGAGAGGACGCGGGCCGCCTACTCGATGCGGGCGATCGGGTCACCCTGGACCACCTCGGCCTCCTCGGCCACCAGGGTGCGCAGCACGCCGGCCACCGGGGCCTCCACGTCGTAGGACACCTTGTCGACCTGGAGCTCGGCGATGACCTGGCCCGCCGCGACGGCCTCGCCGTCGCGGGAGAACCACGTCGCCACCACCCCCGTCGACCCCGGCTCCTTCGACACCACCGGGAACACGATGTCGGTCATGCACCCACCACGGACCGGATCGCGGCCTCGATGCGGGCCCGCGTCGGCAGCGCGGCCTGCTCCAGCGAGCGGGCGTACGGCACCGGCATGTCCGGGTAGGTGACCCGCGTGAACGGCGCGGACAGCGACACCCCGCCCTCGGCCAGCGTCGCCGCGATCTCACCGGACATGCCGAAGGACTTGTAGTCCTCGTCCACCACGACGACCCGGCCGGTCTTCGACGCGGACGCCACGACCGCCTCACGGTCCAGCGGCACCAGCGAGCGCAGGTCCAGCACCTCCACCGAGATGCCGTCGCCGGCGAGCTTCTCGGCCACGTCCTGGCTGTGCTGCACCGACATCGACAGCGTCACCACGGTGACGTCGGAGCCCTCT
Encoded here:
- a CDS encoding nucleotidyltransferase domain-containing protein; this translates as MDAVVPEEALAALRAAGARFVLLFGSRARGDARPNSDLDLAAWFV
- a CDS encoding lipoyl domain-containing protein translates to MTDIVFPVVSKEPGSTGVVATWFSRDGEAVAAGQVIAELQVDKVSYDVEAPVAGVLRTLVAEEAEVVQGDPIARIE